In Desulfurococcaceae archaeon, one genomic interval encodes:
- a CDS encoding fumarate hydratase, with product MAGFQEFRDVIEKAAIEAIERAAIYIPPDVKEALMKAYREETSELARSQLAAILKNIELAEKFKKPVCQDTGSIFYYVTVGYEFPGLRVLKEALTEATRKATKVVPLRPNTVDPITGKNPGDNTGRYMPYIHLELVEGDKLEFVVVPKGGGSEGVSYLELPPPGEGVKAIKRAVVDAVLRAGSMPCPPTIVGVGVGGGADVAIYLAKKAACVRKLGTTNPDPTLDKLEKELYHALNELGIGPMGLGGKYTVLAVHIDYAHRHPAAMPVAVAFVCWAVRRATVKVYPDGKYVVEQ from the coding sequence TTGGCGGGTTTTCAGGAGTTCAGAGACGTTATTGAGAAAGCGGCCATCGAGGCCATCGAGAGAGCGGCTATATACATACCTCCCGACGTGAAGGAGGCCCTCATGAAGGCTTACCGGGAAGAGACGAGCGAGCTGGCCAGGTCTCAGCTCGCAGCGATATTGAAAAACATAGAACTTGCCGAGAAATTCAAAAAGCCTGTATGCCAAGACACGGGATCCATATTTTACTATGTTACGGTCGGCTACGAGTTCCCCGGTTTAAGGGTACTCAAAGAAGCGCTCACAGAAGCGACGAGAAAGGCAACTAAGGTAGTTCCGCTCAGACCGAACACAGTAGATCCGATCACAGGCAAGAATCCCGGTGACAATACAGGTAGGTACATGCCTTACATACACCTAGAACTAGTTGAAGGAGACAAGTTAGAATTCGTCGTTGTACCTAAGGGAGGAGGCTCCGAAGGCGTATCATACCTCGAACTACCTCCACCGGGTGAAGGTGTTAAAGCCATTAAACGCGCCGTGGTAGACGCCGTTTTGAGAGCGGGCTCCATGCCCTGTCCACCGACAATCGTCGGCGTGGGTGTCGGGGGAGGAGCAGACGTAGCCATCTACTTAGCTAAGAAGGCTGCGTGTGTGAGGAAACTAGGTACTACTAACCCGGACCCCACCTTAGACAAACTCGAAAAAGAGCTATATCACGCTCTAAACGAACTAGGCATAGGTCCCATGGGCTTAGGGGGGAAGTACACGGTGCTCGCAGTGCACATAGATTACGCGCACAGGCACCCTGCAGCAATGCCCGTTGCCGTCGCCTTCGTGTGCTGGGCCGTGAGGAGGGCTACCGTAAAGGTGTATCCCGATGGAAAATACGTAGTGGAGCAGTAA